A genomic region of Chelonia mydas isolate rCheMyd1 chromosome 9, rCheMyd1.pri.v2, whole genome shotgun sequence contains the following coding sequences:
- the EIF2B5 gene encoding translation initiation factor eIF-2B subunit epsilon, translating into MMAARGSGRRGAGSGGARGPDPQEEPPPPLQAVLVADSFNRRFFPVSKDRPRVLLPLANVAMIDYTLEFLTATGVEETFVFCCWKSAEIKEHLHKSKWCRCTSPNKVRIVTSDLYRSLGDVLRDVDAKSLVRSDFLLVSGDVVSNINVSTALEEHRMRRKLDKNVSVMTMIFKESSPGHRARCQEDDIILAMDSTTNRVLHYQRTQELKRFRFPMSLFQSNIETVEVRHDLLDCHISICSPQVAELFTDNFDYQTRDDFVRGLLVNEEVLGNQIHMHVTAEEYGARVSNLLMYEAVCSDIIRRWVYPMTPEMNFTDDETQSYTHSKHNIYRGAEVSLGHGSVLDENVLIGQGTVIGSNCSITNSVVGQNCKIGDEVILDGAFLWNGVHIADRVEIWQSIVCDEAEVKEKVKLNPHCVLTSQVVVGPNISLPEGTVISLHSPDEEEEDDDEFSDDSGVNKEENKVKLKGYNKAEVGSEGRGYLWKADDENEADEEEQRQSLWGPTLNPEEESETESDLSLGSEQPDSRTVSPQLDDVKVFQNEVLGTLQRGEEENISCDNLVLEINSLKYAYNIGLKEVMQVLSKVVMEFPLQQLGTELDPQHYCVMLIPLLKNWSPVFKNYIKRASDHLDALSAIEEFFLEHDGLHTSIAKVLMTFYQLEILAEEMILFWFSQRDASDKGRQLRKNQQLQKFIQWLKEAEEESSEGDQD; encoded by the exons ATGATGGCGGCCCGGGGCTCTGGGAGGCGGGGAGCCGGGTCTGGAGGGGCCCGCGGGCCGGACCCGCAGGAGGAGCCGCCACCCCCGCTGCAGGCCGTGCTGGTCGCGGACAGCTTCAATCGCCGCTTCTTCCCCGTTTCCAAGGACCGGCCCCGG GTTCTCCTTCCTCTGGCAAACGTGGCCATGATTGACTACACCCTGGAGTTCCTAACTGCAACTGGAGTGGAAGAAACCTTTGTCTTCTGCTGCTGGAAGTCTGCTGAGATAAAGGAGCATTTACA TAAGTCCAAATGGTGCCGCTGCACCTCTCCCAACAAGGTGCGCATTGTGACCTCAGACCTGTACCGCTCACTTGGTGATGTGCTAAGGGACGTCGATGCCAAGTCCCTAGTCCGCTCTGACTTCCTCCTCGTCTCTGGAGATGTGGTGTCCAACATCAATGTTTCCACAGCTCTGGAGGAGCACAG GATGCGCCGTAAGCTGGACAAGAATGTGTCTGTGATGACGATGATTTTCAAAGAGTCCTCTCCAGGTCACCGTGCTAGGTGCCAGGAGGATGACATCATCCTTGCTATGGACAGCACTACGAACCGTGTCCTGCACTACCAAAGAACCCAGGAGCTGAAGCGCTTTCGCTTTCCCATG AGCTTGTTCCAGAGCAATATTGAGACGGTTGAGGTGCGCCATGACTTGCTGGACTGCCATATCAGCATCTGCTCCCCACAG GTGGCCGAGTTGTTCACAGATAACTTTGATTATCAGACTCGGGATGACTTTGTGCGTGGCCTGCTGGTGAATGAGGAG GTCCTGGGGAACCAGATCCATATGCATGTGACAGCAGAGGAGTATGGTGCCCGTGTGTCCAACCTGCTGATGTATGAGGCTGTGTGTTCCGATATCATCCGGCGCTGGGTTTATCCTATGACTCCAGAGATGAACTTCACTGATGATGAGACACAGAGCTATACCCATTCCAAGCACAACATCTACCGAGGGGCAGAGGTGAGCCTGGGCCACGGCAGCGTGCTGGACGAGAACGTCCTCATTGGGCAGGGGACGGTCATTGGCAGCAACTGCTCCATTACCAACAGTGTCGTCGGTCAAAACTGCAAAATAG GGGATGAAGTTATCCTGGATGGAGcattcctctggaatggtgtccaCATAGCAGACCGTGTGGAGATCTGGCAGTCTATTGTCTGCGATGAGGCTGAAGTGAAGGAGAAGGTCAAATTAAATCCTCACTGCGTCCTGACTTCCCAG GTGGTGGTGGGTCCTAACATCAGCCTCCCTGAGGGCACAGTGATCTCGCTGCACTCaccagatgaggaggaggaggacgacgatGAGTTCAGTGATGATTCTGGAGTGAACAAGGAGGAGAACAAAGTGAAGCTGAAAG GTTATAATAAAGCAGAGGTGGGGTCAGAGGGCAGAGGTTACCTCTGGAAGGCCGATGATGAGAATGAAGCGGATGAGGAAGAGCAGAGACAGAGTCTTTGGG GCCCCACCTTGAATCCAGAGGAAGAGAGTGAGACAGAGAGTGAcctgagcctgggctctgagcagCCAGACAGTCGGACTGTTTCTCCTCAGCTGGATGACGTGAAAG TTTTCCAGAATGAGGTTCTGGGTACCTTGCAGAGGGGTGAAGAGGAGAACATCTCCTGTGATAATCTGGTCTTGGAAATCAACTCTCTCAA ATATGCCTATAACATTGGCCTGAAGGAGGTGATGCAGGTGCTCAGTAAGGTGGTCATGGAGTTCCCATTGCAGCAGCTGGGCACAGAGTTAGACCCCCAACACTACTGTGTAATGCTGATTCCT ctgttgaAGAACTGGTCCCCGGTGTTTAAGAACTACATAAAGCGGGCATCAGATCACTTGGACGCCTTATCTGCCATTGAGGAGTTCTTCCTGGAACATGATGGCCTCCACACATCCATAGCCAAA GTGCTGATGACCTTTTACCAGCTGGAAATCCTGGCAGAGGAGATGATTCTCTTCTGGTTTTCTCAGCGGGATGCATCTGATAAGGGCAGGCAGCTTCGTAAAAACCAGCAG CTTCAAAAGTTTATCCAGTGGCTGAAGGAGGCGGAAGAAGAGTCGTCCGAGGGCGACCAAGACTGA